The Thunnus albacares chromosome 21, fThuAlb1.1, whole genome shotgun sequence genome window below encodes:
- the LOC122972208 gene encoding kelch-like protein 34 encodes MDSYSLLYSSSHRTGLLSGFQRLRSDRKMCDVVLETDGVSFPCHRALLASSSEYFWALFGDTTAERLAGSISLPALTPEGLDVILDFLYSGWLSVSPATLPDALEAARYLQVEKAVSICERFITDGLCAENCCCYANLAERHALLDALDSANHTITMEMGTLLQESRDDLLGLNIQSLMAVLDADEIPGVKEVELIKLALDWLEENGPIPLLKSNLLLSHLRFGLVAPSDLNSLSHAHRAMATPLIRCQLNRALEYHKMGSTQPIRQSRQSTLRASPSCVLLVGGESSLDRPEQQMLMFDLRSRKFSSLSSTIPLRLRNHCVCSVGGFLFVIGGDEVKEGDEDGKKSVFVETSNQVWRYDPRFDCWQQVKSMLERRAQFTCCVVEDVIYAIGGRRTQADTDIYNSVASVEFYDMATGAWRKGAPMAQALHGHACAVLDNSIYVSGGAPGNRGSIRSSNQGDNQDANRESSKEVLSWDLKGKVWEKRASMSIARFGHRLATAHGYIYALLGMYEPFCDIERYDSQSDHWTRLKPLLTGSFSYGMVSMPSGSLLVFGGRRWREGQEVIVKSVLEYDTKKDRWREICQLPRPLTGTECTLLALPE; translated from the coding sequence ATGGATAGCTACTCCCTCCTCTACAGTTCCTCCCACAGAACGGGGCTTCTCTCGGGCTTCCAGCGCCTGCGCTCTGACAGGAAGATGTGTGATGTCGTCCTGGAGACCGATGGCGTGTCTTTCCCCTGTCATCGCGCCCTTTTGGCCAGCTCCAGCGAGTATTTCTGGGCTCTGTTTGGAGATACTACAGCGGAGAGATTAGCGGGCTCCATTAGCCTCCCGGCGCTAACACCTGAGGGTTTAGACGTCATTCTGGACTTCCTGTATTCCGGCTGGCTCAGCGTATCACCGGCCACGCTTCCTGACGCCTTGGAGGCCGCCAGGTACTTGCAAGTGGAGAAAGCTGTGTCAATATGTGAGCGCTTCATTACTGATGGGTTATGTGCTGAGAATTGCTGCTGCTATGCTAACCTGGCTGAGCGCCATGCACTTTTAGATGCACTTGACTCTGCCAATCATACCATCACCATGGAAATGGGGACATTGCTGCAGGAAAGCAGGGACGATCTTCTCGGGCTGAACATCCAGTCACTGATGGCGGTGCTCGATGCCGACGAAATACCTGGCGTCAAGGAGGTGGAGCTCATAAAGCTGGCTCTGGATTGGCTGGAGGAGAACGGCCCCATCCCACTGTTGAAATCAAACCTTCTACTAAGTCATCTGCGCTTTGGATTGGTCGCCCCATCTGACCTTAATAGCCTCAGCCACGCCCACAGAGCCATGGCCACACCTCTGATAAGATGCCAGCTGAATCGAGCGTTGGAGTACCACAAAATGGGCTCAACTCAGCCAATCAGACAAAGCAGACAATCCACACTCAGAGCGTCGCCCAGTTGTGTGCTGCTTGTGGGCGGAGAGTCCAGTCTGGATAGGCCAGAGCAGCAGATGCTGATGTTTGACCTTAGAAGTCGAAAATTTTCATCCCTGAGTTCCACCATCCCGCTGCGACTGAGAAATCACTGCGTGTGCTCGGTGGGAGGCTTCCTCTTCGTGATTGGAGGAGATGAGGTGAAAGAGGGAGATGAGGACGGGAAGAAGTCTGTCTTTGTGGAAACATCCAATCAGGTGTGGAGGTACGATCCTCGCTTCGACTGCTGGCAGCAGGTGAAGTCCATGCTGGAGAGGCGGGCGCAGTTCACCTGCTGCGTGGTGGAGGATGTTATTTACGCCATCGGGGGACGACGCACACAAGCGGACACCGACATATACAACTCTGTGgcttctgttgagttttatgacATGGCCACAGGAGCGTGGAGGAAAGGAGCGCCGATGGCTCAAGCTCTTCACGGCCACGCTTGCGCTGTGCTTGACAACAGCATCTATGTGTCAGGTGGTGCCCCTGGCAACCGTGGCAGCATCCGTAGCAGTAACCAAGGTGATAACCAGGATGCAAACAGAGAAAGCAGCAAAGAAGTCCTGTCCTGGGACCTCAAAGGTAAAGTCTGGGAGAAGCGTGCGTCCATGTCCATCGCCAGGTTCGGTCACCGCCTGGCAACGGCACACGGCTACATCTACGCCCTGTTAGGGATGTATGAGCCCTTCTGCGATATCGAACGTTACGATTcacaatcagatcactggacGAGGCTCAAACCACTTCTCACCGGCTCCTTCAGCTACGGTATGGTGTCAATGCCCTCTGGAAGCCTTCTGGTATTCGGAGGGAGAAGATGGAGGGAAGGACAGGAGGTGATAGTGAAAAGTGTGCTGGAATATGATACTAAGAAAGATCGCTGGAGGGAGATCTGTCAGCTTCCCAGACCTCTCACTGGCACTGAGTGCACATTACTGGCCCTGCCAGAATGA